The Porites lutea chromosome 11, jaPorLute2.1, whole genome shotgun sequence genome contains the following window.
ATTTTTGACTCAAAATTTCGACAAAAAGGTGCGGCTTATACACGAGTTGTTACGGTAATTTGTTTTAAGACATCCCATTTGTGACTAACTCTCCTTGGTAATTTACCACTCCTAGCCAATTTTTGGGTGGTTATTTAAGAGAAGTTTGATtgatctttattacaaaactttttttaaactttcatcAGGTACCTGAATTGGCTGGCTTTTGGATAATCACCCTTGTTTTACAACTTCCACTTACACTGATGTTGTTGCTGAATGAAAGCATGTTGATTATGCCAATGGAGAGAGCTGTCAACATCATAATGACCTTGTTTGTTCTATTTGAGACAATCCAAGGATACAGAGTGTTAAGAATAATGATTGGTCACCAAATCTCTAAATTTCATGTGCAGCAGTTTGATGACTTGACTGAACTGCAAGAGCTGCAGGAACAAGATGTGGAAGAGGTGGGATTTAGGCCACAGTAAACTGCAAAAGACTTCAAAAATCAATACTATAttatatttaaaacaaaacaaaacagaaacaactgACAATATATCTTAAAATTGTCATTAAAATAGTATTTCTAATGTACTTTTATACTACAAGGCCAACTTTAAGTTAAAGTACTGTACATACTAAATCCAGTTAAATTAATGTAAATTCCAAACCTGATGTACTAGTGTGATTTTGCTACCCTGCAGTTCTGCTCATGAAAACCGAAGCCAAGAGTTCAATGAAAAATCTCATATTTCATAGGCAACCTTATGCATTTAGCTACACAAAAGGGATGGCTGATTTGTTGATATGTCTTACAAAGAGCttgtaaattattaaaaagattttttaCAAAGTCATTTCTTTTACAAGAGAGTCTACagtatttattatattatttgtaTTTAATGTAAAAAGATAGAATCATGGCCTTATAACAATATATGATGTAAAATTGAACATTATTTTCTAAGTGATGTAATATTATGACACTTTTTAGTCAGTaaagaaggtaaaaaaagaGCATTTAAGTGAGTGCTATTAACAGAGTTCAATTAAATTCTACACTGCTTGCACAATGCAGAAtgccttttctttttaaaaattatatccACCAAGTTGTTTATCAAGTTGAAGCAGTCACAAGCCCATCCTTCTTGTCCCAGTTATTTTCCTTTTAGATTATTTAGCAAGAGGGATTATTTCAAGAGAAAAACAGACTGCAAGAACTTACTAcattatttgcaattttaacaGACTACACTGTATCTGTTCGGATCAGTCTTGAATAAAGTACATGAGCTACACCTGATACAAGGCTTGTATTAACTAGCTCCAGAATAACCTGGATAATACTGTTTACATTTTCCCCATCCTTGTTTCCCATCCAGTGTAACAACAACAGCCTCATACAGTCTGGGAAGAGTTCTTTAACAAGCAGTGAAGATGGTGGGAGGTTGTTGATTGATGTGATATGTCTTTTCTTGAACTCAGTAACTCTTTCATTTATCTCCAATTGGAATTTGTACAATTCATCACCAAGGATCTTGCTAATTGCTGAAAGCATCCCAGATGATCTGCTACGACCTTCTGACTGTTGAGCTTCAAACTCTCTCAAAATTCTCATTGTAGTTTCTGCAAGAGCATCAAATTCAGATTGGTGTTCATGTTTATAAAGTCTTTGTATCTCCTCAATACACTGTTTCCCTATTGGTGTTATACAAGAACCCTTTCCTTTCCCTTTCTGAAAAGAATTTACAGCAAGAGTATAAGGTTCTGAAGTTTGAGTGTATCTGCTTTCTGTAAAGCGAAAATTGTTTTTCCCATCGTCATTTGAGTCAGATGTGTTTATTACACTCGTATCTTCTGCTTCCTCGGCATTATTCATACGTGCTTGTTCAGAAATTCCCACAAAGCTTGAAGTCTCAAACCTAAAAAGGTTGATTTCTCGTTGAAAGAGGGGATCTGAAAATCTCTCCTTCCACAAGGGAAAAAGTTGTGACAGGCATGCTAGTTGTTCTTTGCGGTTATAGTACTCAAAGCAGACtctaaaaagtccttgaatagAGTAGAACCAAATACCACGAGAAGAACCATGTACTCCCTGTAATCGCACAGAGACTGGAAAATTGACCTTGACAGCCAACCCTTCCTTTGCGAATTTTGCATGCATTCTGGGCAAATTAGAGACAGCTTTGGAACACCCAGACAAAACATCAGCGCCTAAAAACAAGGGAATGATGTCATACGACAGCTGTGGGTTTACATTCGTCTCAGCAGAAGGATTCCATTCCAGGAATCGCAATCTTCTTTTGCAAATTTGAAGCTCTTTCGGATGTATGCAGtcggccgccatcttggtttttgTGTGTAACCGCTGAATCTGAAGGcgcaaattaattttctttcgtTGCTAGGAAACTGTTGTTTGTTTTACACCCCTCGCAACAAGAACACTGAAAGCAAGATTGTGTCATTGTGATCGGGCAGTTCACCGAAAGAGAGTAAGATGGCCAGATTAGTACAACCTCCTCCGAAATACACTCCAGAAGAATGGCATGCCTCAAACCATCTACAGTATTTTAATGCTGAACACGAGCGAGCAGCAGCTGAAAGGCTTCGAGATGAAAGCTTTCGGCTTGCCCATGAAACAGAAGTACGAACAAGACAGACCCAACTAGACGTAAACAAGAAGCTTGAACAACGAATCACAGATATAAATTTCTGGAAATCGGAGTTGGATCAAAAGCAGGAGGAAACAGAAGATGAAATCTCGACTATGCTTCGGTTTAAGGCAAGACTAGAGCGAGCTTTAGCCGACACAGAATTGCCGCTAATGATCGCCCAACAATGTCTTGCGAACCGGGAAAGGAGAATGAAGGTGGATCTTGTCCACGACAATGTAGAAATGCAGCTCTTAAAGGTACTACCGCTTGTCTTTTTGTTCTGCTAATAGTCTCCGTTTCTTCACTGAAAATACTGGAGATTTTTTAATCAAGAATTTCCcaataatttcttttctcttgaCCATTTTACATAGGAAGTAGAAGTCATTGAAGGCGTCCAAGCTTTATTGCAGAGGACTCTCGAACAAGCCACAGAGCAAATTAGGTGAGGCTGCagagtgattttttttattttaaaaagctagaGGGAAGTgctttttaaggaaaaaactTTGTGATGAGATCAGAAGTGACTTATTTggttaaatatttgttttcttttccggaAAGTGAATGATTAAGGAAATGTTTGGTCACCAAGCAAGCTGATCTGCCCACAAATTGGATAATaaagctacaaccagttgcaaaagtacttgagacactgtaccgtattttggcataaatggcctgtccatgattttgtgcttgtgatcccccctccaccccttatcaaagttgctagcaatacaagaccatactcaaaacttggaggaacaactttgaatgggagggaggagggaggtcagtattatattttacagacctgtgaccaggagcgatttgaagcaagaaaggtcgtttttcCCGGGGGAGTGTCTCATCATTTTTGTAACTGGTTGTAGCGTTTTTTCCCCTCCTCAAACGTTTATGAAACAGGATCTCTCACAACAGGTTTAGCCACAGGCAGACGAGTAACATCAATGACAATGAAACAATTTTGTGTCATTTGTGTTGTTGTTATGGTTTGTGTCGAGCTTTCATGAAATAGCCCACAGACTCAAACCTGTTACAGTTAAACCTCTGCGTCCATTAAGTGGCCACCCTCAGGGACCGGCAAGTGGCTGCTCCATGGAGGTTGGCCACTCAATTGAGGTTTGTCATAAACCGGGTCATGAATTAGCGTtatctttagcagaaacatcactAAATTTTAAAGCAAACATGCGCTCGATGGGGCCAGCATTACTGGTTCACAATCAGTCGTCATTTTTTATTGTGGactattttccttcatcatattcttaaaGTAAAGCCAACCATAGTCTGTCAATTGCTTGATGGCCACTAATGGAGGTGACAACAATGGGAAAACTCTTATTGGGACAGCAAAAAGGGGGGCCGCTGTCGTTTAATAGAGTTGGCCTCTTAATAGAAGTTTAATTTCCAATTCttttcaacaataattttaGGACTTTGATAACTGGCCACTAAATGGAGGGTGGCTGGTTAATGGAGGTTGAACGTTGTTATGTTTGAAGAGGTAGTATGGTCTCTGACTGCATACCCTTGTGAAAACCTGGATGAGGATCCATTTATACCCTATCAACTACAACAAAAAGAGAGACTCCCAAAGATGCTGAGACCTAGTACCCCCTGTTTTAATAGGCTCTGTGATTATCTTTTGAAAACACTGGAAACCACCCTGGACTCTACACCTGTTGGGAATCTCTGTTCCTGTTATAATATACATAAACTGATCAACCATAAAGAGAATCCGACGGAACTGTCTTAAAGGAAAGGGGAGTCAATCTGCTCATGTACCGAGGAATTTGTGTCCCAGCTGGgctttttttccttaaattagtTTTACCTTACCATTTTTAAAGAGTTACTTCAatgattaatttttcttgtttaacttttttcctGCAAAACAGGCTTTTAAGATCAGCCAAATATTATCTAGAAAAAGACAGAAAGGATAAATTCAAGGCCCATGGTATCGACAATACGTGTGCTTCACTAGAGAACACTTCTCCTGGACTACGATTTTCCAAGGATGCagtgaaagttgaaaaaaagtaAGGTGGTATTGACTTTAGGGCTGTCTGTATATTGATATTGAGAAGGACTTTTGCcttaaagtttttaaagttaCCTTGAGCTTGTTGGTTTGGATTAGAAAGCTACTGAGTCAGTAATTTAATTACTGTTTCAGggctcgaagtaatttttgaatGGGAGGCCAGACACAAGACTGGCTGAAGAAATGTTTGCTTGTCAAAGTTTCATTTCTGACCAGTCAAAATATATTGGGAAAAAAGTTAACTAATCCTTGTGAAATTTTCTATCTGTATTTTTACAAAGAGACAAAAGCTTAGATATTTTACAGGTGAGGACTCAGGTTTGATTCTGTTTGTTCAAGAATGAGAGTGTGCATTGCTGGTCAACATGACTGGCGAGTGAAATTTTTGGCCAGACATTAGTTACCATTCTGTCTCGACATAGTCTGTTCATAGGCCGTTATTTTGAGCTCGGTAGTGATGTAACAAAATATATCAGCACCAAAATCCTGGGGAGGTGAGAATGGGGCCTCAGAGTTCTGAACTAGAGGTTCAGGGACAGGGTTTCAAACCTTTAGTTCATGTAACACCCTGCCCAAATATTGATTAAGAAGGCCTCACCCCCTAGGGTTGAAATAAGCTGCGGATGTGAATTTAAGAAGTTGTACCCTTAGCTTATCATAATATGGATGTTGTGTCTTTAGAAATTTATACACTGTTAAAGCACTGATGATCACAAGAGTGTTAATTTCACAGCTAAgagtatatatttttaatattttgtcttATTGTCTTGCGTGCATAATGGCGATAATGACTTAAGCTGTCAAAGTCAAAGTGATTGATAAACTAAGATTTTTTGAAAGTCCTGACAGGTTTGTTGTGTCATTTTCAGTTCTGTAGCACCAGATGAATGGGAAGATTTTTCAAACAAGAACATTCTTAAGGCAGAGCGTGAGAAGAACTCAGCCATCAATCTACGCAGTATAATAGATGGTATACTGATGCAGACATTGAGTGATCTTCAGGCCCAGTGTGAAGCTGTCAATCTTGCTTTCCAGAAGCGCATTGA
Protein-coding sequences here:
- the LOC140953414 gene encoding uncharacterized protein; protein product: MAADCIHPKELQICKRRLRFLEWNPSAETNVNPQLSYDIIPLFLGADVLSGCSKAVSNLPRMHAKFAKEGLAVKVNFPVSVRLQGVHGSSRGIWFYSIQGLFRVCFEYYNRKEQLACLSQLFPLWKERFSDPLFQREINLFRFETSSFVGISEQARMNNAEEAEDTSVINTSDSNDDGKNNFRFTESRYTQTSEPYTLAVNSFQKGKGKGSCITPIGKQCIEEIQRLYKHEHQSEFDALAETTMRILREFEAQQSEGRSRSSGMLSAISKILGDELYKFQLEINERVTEFKKRHITSINNLPPSSLLVKELFPDCMRLLLLHWMGNKDGENVNSIIQVILELVNTSLVSGVAHVLYSRLIRTDTV
- the LOC140953413 gene encoding tektin-1-like, with protein sequence MARLVQPPPKYTPEEWHASNHLQYFNAEHERAAAERLRDESFRLAHETEVRTRQTQLDVNKKLEQRITDINFWKSELDQKQEETEDEISTMLRFKARLERALADTELPLMIAQQCLANRERRMKVDLVHDNVEMQLLKEVEVIEGVQALLQRTLEQATEQIRLLRSAKYYLEKDRKDKFKAHGIDNTCASLENTSPGLRFSKDAVKVEKNSVAPDEWEDFSNKNILKAEREKNSAINLRSIIDGILMQTLSDLQAQCEAVNLAFQKRIEETSEAKTKLEEHLEKVMEEIAAMEQNIAMLKKAIANKEAPMKVSQTRLDNRTFRPNVELCRDRVQYRLIEEVFEISTNIERLQEKLANAEASLKGLIRKQLSLEEDIEVKANSLFIDQDQCMELRKQINHVPH